From Granulicella sp. WH15, the proteins below share one genomic window:
- a CDS encoding nucleoside hydrolase, with protein MCKTLLGLLFFSASFAMAQTPRLVIVDQDGSGPGGSNQMAMMVLLQSPQARVLGITMVSGNAWEPEEVQHTLRMLELIHRTDVPVVPGAVFPLVRNREETLLWEKRYGTVPWLGAWGDAAKHSGSSPWHEPMVVPKLAEGEPTTKPLAEDAAHFLVRQVRAHPHQVTVYAAGPLTNIALAIAIDPEFAALTQGIVIMGGSLNPVSTEAEFTTDPRHEFNFWFDPEAAHIVLRAHWPRIDLTTVDISIKAMFTEAMLKEIASSPNPAAQYIAHYSEDRYFLWDELAAAAWLDPKIITGERQLYLDVDLSRGATYGDTLAWTADNKPELDLQLVHAQIDLDLPRFTKLFVELMRRPAKAAQ; from the coding sequence ATGTGCAAGACCCTGCTTGGCCTGCTTTTCTTCAGTGCGTCGTTCGCAATGGCGCAGACGCCGCGTCTTGTCATCGTCGATCAGGACGGCTCCGGTCCCGGTGGATCGAACCAGATGGCGATGATGGTGCTGCTGCAATCGCCGCAGGCTAGGGTGCTGGGCATCACGATGGTGAGCGGCAACGCGTGGGAGCCGGAGGAGGTGCAGCACACGCTGCGGATGCTGGAGCTGATCCATCGCACGGATGTGCCCGTGGTGCCGGGCGCGGTCTTTCCACTGGTGCGCAACCGTGAAGAGACGTTGCTGTGGGAGAAGCGGTACGGCACGGTGCCGTGGCTCGGCGCATGGGGCGATGCGGCGAAGCACTCGGGTTCGTCTCCGTGGCACGAGCCGATGGTGGTGCCGAAGCTCGCAGAGGGCGAGCCGACGACCAAGCCGTTGGCCGAGGATGCCGCGCACTTCCTCGTGAGACAGGTGCGAGCGCATCCGCATCAGGTGACGGTTTACGCAGCCGGGCCGCTGACGAACATCGCATTGGCCATCGCGATTGATCCCGAGTTCGCCGCGCTGACGCAGGGCATCGTCATCATGGGTGGAAGCTTGAACCCGGTGTCGACAGAGGCGGAGTTCACCACCGATCCGAGGCACGAGTTCAACTTCTGGTTCGACCCCGAGGCCGCTCACATTGTGCTGCGAGCGCACTGGCCGCGCATCGACCTGACGACCGTCGATATCTCGATCAAGGCGATGTTCACCGAGGCGATGTTGAAGGAGATTGCGTCATCACCCAATCCTGCTGCGCAGTACATCGCGCACTACTCCGAAGACCGTTACTTTTTGTGGGATGAGCTAGCTGCTGCTGCATGGCTTGATCCGAAGATCATCACCGGCGAGCGGCAGTTGTATCTCGACGTAGACCTCTCGCGCGGAGCGACATATGGCGATACTCTGGCATGGACTGCGGACAACAAGCCGGAGCTTGATCTACAGTTGGTTCACGCGCAGATAGACCTCGATCTGCCGCGATTTACCAAGCTGTTTGTGGAACTGATGCGCCGCCCCGCGAAGGCCGCGCAATAG
- a CDS encoding LytTR family DNA-binding domain-containing protein has protein sequence MIVDDEPLGRELLRILLTDYRDVEVVAECKNGQGAIDYLRSEPVDLLFLDVQMPKISGFDVVEQVGLPHLPPTVFVTAYHEHAVRAFEIHAIDYLTKPVQAERLQAALVRVREKIAAKAALLTQSQLAEVLNGLRNAGDEPKAYPSRFLVKDGVKEILLPVEKIEWIEAAEYYSCLHSNGRRFMLRETITNLSERLDPTQFVRIHRSLIVNLNQIREIYREGQTEGSIILIDGRKLRMSKAGHQKLVEIGKS, from the coding sequence GTGATCGTCGACGATGAACCGTTGGGGCGAGAGTTGCTTAGGATATTGCTTACCGATTATAGGGACGTTGAGGTTGTCGCGGAGTGCAAGAACGGTCAAGGGGCTATCGACTACCTTCGATCCGAACCGGTAGACCTGCTATTCCTTGACGTTCAGATGCCGAAGATCAGTGGGTTCGATGTCGTGGAGCAAGTCGGCTTGCCGCACCTTCCGCCGACTGTCTTTGTGACTGCTTATCATGAGCACGCGGTGCGGGCATTTGAGATTCACGCAATCGACTACCTGACAAAGCCCGTACAAGCAGAGCGACTTCAGGCCGCGCTGGTACGGGTTCGGGAAAAGATTGCGGCAAAGGCCGCGCTCTTGACCCAATCGCAACTCGCAGAGGTACTCAATGGATTACGAAATGCCGGCGATGAGCCCAAGGCGTACCCCTCCCGTTTTCTGGTCAAAGATGGTGTCAAGGAAATTCTTCTTCCGGTGGAGAAGATTGAGTGGATCGAAGCGGCGGAATATTACTCGTGTCTTCACTCGAATGGTCGCAGATTCATGTTGCGTGAGACCATTACCAACCTAAGCGAGAGGCTGGACCCCACACAGTTTGTCCGCATTCATCGGTCCTTAATCGTCAATCTGAATCAGATCAGAGAAATTTATCGGGAAGGGCAGACGGAGGGTTCCATAATTCTTATTGATGGTCGAAAGCTCAGAATGAGTAAGGCCGGTCATCAAAAATTAGTCGAGATCGGAAAGTCTTGA
- the galU gene encoding UTP--glucose-1-phosphate uridylyltransferase GalU has protein sequence MTQIKPMKIRKAVIPAAGMGTRFLPATKATPKEMLCLVDKPLIQYGVEEAVAAGCTEIIIVTGRGKTTMEDHFDKSSELEASLAAKNKTALLEVVRSVSKLAKITYTRQAEPLGLGHAVLMAKEIVGDEPFCVLLPDDIVDADVACLKQMVEAFNETGSTILGSEVVEGAAISAYGCLDCTVDAKNPQLLAVKNMVEKPKAEEAPSQNAIIGRYILTPRIFEMIEGIKPGAGGELQLTDAIKALLQHEKVYGFSYKGKRHDAGDKQGFLRATVELGLKHPVLGASFREWLKAFPV, from the coding sequence ATGACACAGATCAAGCCGATGAAGATTCGCAAGGCCGTCATTCCCGCGGCCGGCATGGGCACGCGCTTTTTGCCCGCAACGAAGGCCACGCCGAAGGAGATGCTGTGCCTGGTTGACAAGCCGCTGATCCAGTATGGCGTGGAAGAGGCCGTGGCCGCGGGTTGCACGGAGATCATCATTGTGACTGGACGCGGCAAGACCACGATGGAGGACCACTTCGATAAGTCGTCGGAGCTGGAGGCCTCACTGGCCGCGAAGAACAAGACCGCTCTGCTGGAGGTGGTGCGGTCGGTGTCGAAGCTGGCGAAGATTACCTACACGCGGCAGGCGGAGCCTCTGGGGCTGGGCCACGCGGTCCTGATGGCCAAGGAGATTGTGGGCGATGAGCCATTCTGCGTGCTGCTGCCGGACGATATCGTCGATGCGGATGTGGCTTGCCTGAAGCAGATGGTGGAGGCGTTCAACGAGACCGGCAGTACCATCCTCGGCTCTGAGGTCGTGGAGGGCGCGGCGATCTCGGCGTACGGCTGTTTGGACTGCACGGTCGATGCGAAGAACCCGCAGCTGCTGGCGGTGAAGAACATGGTCGAGAAGCCGAAGGCGGAGGAGGCTCCGAGCCAGAATGCGATCATCGGGCGTTACATTCTGACGCCGCGGATCTTCGAGATGATCGAGGGGATCAAGCCGGGCGCGGGTGGCGAGCTGCAACTGACCGATGCGATCAAGGCGCTGTTGCAACATGAGAAGGTGTACGGCTTCAGCTATAAGGGCAAGCGGCACGATGCTGGGGACAAGCAGGGCTTCCTGCGGGCCACGGTGGAGCTGGGGTTGAAGCACCCGGTTCTGGGAGCGTCGTTTCGCGAGTGGCTGAAGGCTTTTCCTGTGTAG
- a CDS encoding TRCF domain-containing protein, which yields MKEFSDLGAGFKIAALDLELRGAGNMLGGEQSGHIEAIGFEMYTTMLEEAVNKMKGEGEKPAHATTVLNLGISVRIDSDYIPEENQRLRMYKRIAGAADQATIDDVRSELHDRYGAPPESVLNLLSAGELRLHCERLGIAQLDRKRTQIELPNPNGNKKAPIKTFVEMLHLRFAVPEEGTLAHAAVDPGMLMKLVARNAKRGAQFTPQGILRWPLTSAKAEDVLAETRALLDSLDPA from the coding sequence TTGAAGGAGTTCTCCGATCTTGGCGCGGGGTTCAAGATTGCCGCGCTCGATCTTGAGCTACGCGGCGCGGGCAACATGCTGGGCGGCGAGCAGTCGGGGCACATCGAGGCCATCGGCTTTGAGATGTATACGACGATGCTCGAAGAGGCCGTGAACAAGATGAAGGGCGAGGGTGAGAAGCCCGCGCACGCGACCACTGTGCTCAACCTCGGCATCTCGGTGCGGATCGACTCCGATTACATTCCCGAGGAGAACCAGCGGCTGCGGATGTACAAGCGGATCGCGGGCGCGGCGGATCAGGCGACCATCGACGATGTGCGCTCGGAGCTGCATGATCGCTATGGCGCGCCGCCGGAGAGTGTGTTGAACCTGCTCTCGGCGGGCGAGCTGCGTCTGCACTGCGAGCGGCTGGGGATCGCGCAGCTCGACCGCAAGCGGACGCAGATCGAGCTGCCGAATCCGAACGGAAATAAAAAGGCTCCGATCAAGACGTTTGTGGAGATGCTGCATCTGCGGTTTGCGGTCCCCGAAGAGGGCACGCTGGCTCATGCGGCGGTCGATCCGGGGATGCTGATGAAGCTGGTGGCGCGAAACGCCAAGCGAGGCGCGCAGTTTACGCCCCAAGGGATTCTGCGCTGGCCGTTGACGAGTGCGAAGGCGGAGGATGTGCTGGCGGAGACGCGGGCGCTGCTCGATTCGTTAGATCCTGCCTAG
- a CDS encoding DEAD/DEAH box helicase, which produces MILPFVRDLFADLKSSDSFERVRRHLQSGQGRRRIAGLTFTARALYLPYMAKASEAPALVLVADNKAAEALHQAVLAAAELTGAMSAPEIVRLPSHDVLPFENLSPHPEIQETRAATLWKITTGTARLVIAPVEAACMRLFGKDYYASLALRLKVGEEYLPEMLVEHLLSVGYTRVDVVEMPGQVTARGGIVDVYSPEQERPVRIDFFGDEIESIRKFDPETQRSSSHLDEALLLPLTETPVTEKLLQAINARLTRSGIAGAELEGGETPRELETHVSTRTGSDATVFPGWEFFAPVAGAKHNLLELMGPSTRVFVEEPAMIKNQGERWWNKVEQRHDRSGIGNLVRPEDVYLSPWDLDDRIRGFCGAELDQLGAVDVLDADRSDLSEVEFATRPTMRFHGAIPAMIDQVKVLIRQEARIVLTAPNQGEVERLAGLLQEYGVAYRLGSRNTAHGSETMYSESSHLAGDLRAPVIVRTAIANGVQVLDLDHATARQLVVFGANDLSDDADIQARPATRKSKTSAFISDFRDLAVGDYVVHVEHGIAQYCGLRVLEEGTDDALELMILEFAEQAKLYVPLTRLDLIQKYRSTETGPAPVLNKLGGQGWQKTKARVKKAMADMAAELLKLYAQRKAAEGTAFSPDNHLQREFEDAFAFTETDDQLSAIADIKSDMESTQPMDRLLCGDVGYGKTEVAMRAAFKAVQDSRQVAVLTPTTVLSFQHYESFKKRFANFPVNIEMISRFRTPKEQKAILEKVEEGKVDILIGTHRVLSKDLKFQDLGLLIVDEEQRFGVRHKERLKQMRTAIDVLAMSATPIPRTLHMSLVGLRDMSVIETPPKDRMAIQTIVAKFDEKLVRTAIEMELERGGQIYFVHNRVETIYDMAAMIREQVPSARVVIGHGQMPEAELERVMLAFMNHEYDVLVATSIIENGLDIPLANTIIINRADRHGLSELYQLRGVWPVKPACLFVPADSARYRTDGDCAATAGCVEGVLRSWRGVQDCRARS; this is translated from the coding sequence ATGATTCTTCCGTTTGTCCGCGATCTGTTCGCCGATCTGAAATCGTCTGACTCCTTTGAACGCGTTCGGCGGCACTTGCAGTCGGGCCAGGGGCGGCGGCGCATCGCAGGACTCACCTTCACGGCGAGGGCGCTGTACCTGCCCTACATGGCGAAGGCGTCCGAGGCTCCGGCGCTGGTGCTGGTGGCGGACAACAAGGCCGCCGAGGCGTTGCACCAGGCCGTGCTGGCCGCGGCCGAGCTGACCGGCGCGATGTCGGCGCCCGAGATCGTGCGCCTGCCCTCGCACGACGTGCTGCCGTTCGAAAACCTCTCGCCGCACCCGGAGATTCAGGAGACCCGCGCGGCCACGCTGTGGAAGATCACGACGGGCACGGCCCGGCTGGTGATCGCGCCGGTCGAGGCGGCCTGCATGAGGCTCTTCGGCAAGGACTACTACGCGTCCTTGGCTCTGCGTTTGAAGGTCGGTGAAGAATATCTGCCCGAGATGCTGGTGGAGCATCTGCTCTCGGTGGGCTATACGCGCGTGGACGTGGTGGAGATGCCGGGGCAGGTGACCGCGCGCGGCGGCATCGTGGACGTCTACTCGCCCGAGCAGGAGCGGCCGGTGCGGATCGACTTCTTCGGCGACGAGATCGAGTCCATCCGTAAGTTCGACCCCGAGACGCAGCGCTCCAGCTCGCACCTGGACGAGGCGCTGCTGCTGCCGCTGACCGAGACGCCGGTGACGGAAAAGTTATTACAGGCGATCAACGCGCGGCTCACACGCTCGGGTATCGCAGGCGCGGAGCTTGAAGGCGGCGAGACGCCGCGTGAGCTGGAGACGCATGTCTCCACCCGCACAGGCTCCGACGCGACGGTCTTTCCGGGCTGGGAGTTCTTCGCCCCGGTCGCGGGCGCGAAACACAACCTGCTGGAGCTGATGGGACCCTCGACTCGCGTGTTTGTCGAAGAGCCGGCAATGATCAAAAACCAGGGCGAGCGCTGGTGGAACAAGGTTGAGCAGCGGCACGACCGCTCAGGTATCGGCAATTTGGTGCGGCCCGAGGATGTGTACCTCTCGCCGTGGGATCTCGACGACCGGATACGCGGCTTCTGCGGCGCGGAGCTGGACCAGCTGGGCGCGGTGGATGTGCTCGACGCAGACCGCAGCGACCTGAGCGAGGTGGAGTTCGCGACGCGGCCCACGATGCGGTTTCACGGTGCGATTCCGGCCATGATCGACCAGGTGAAGGTGCTGATCCGGCAGGAGGCGCGGATCGTTCTGACCGCGCCGAATCAAGGGGAAGTGGAGCGTCTGGCCGGGCTGTTACAGGAGTACGGCGTAGCGTATCGGCTGGGTTCGCGCAACACGGCGCATGGCTCAGAGACGATGTACTCGGAGTCGAGTCATCTTGCGGGTGATCTGCGTGCGCCGGTGATCGTGCGGACCGCGATTGCCAACGGTGTGCAGGTGCTCGATCTCGACCATGCCACGGCGCGGCAGCTCGTGGTCTTCGGCGCGAACGACCTCTCCGACGATGCCGATATTCAGGCGCGTCCGGCCACGCGCAAGTCGAAGACCTCGGCATTTATCTCGGACTTCCGCGACCTTGCCGTCGGCGATTACGTCGTTCACGTGGAGCACGGCATCGCGCAGTACTGCGGGCTGCGCGTGCTCGAAGAGGGCACGGACGACGCGTTGGAGCTGATGATCCTCGAGTTCGCCGAGCAGGCCAAGCTGTACGTTCCTCTGACTCGATTGGATCTGATCCAAAAGTATCGCTCGACCGAGACAGGACCCGCGCCAGTGTTGAACAAGCTGGGCGGGCAGGGCTGGCAGAAGACCAAGGCACGCGTCAAGAAGGCCATGGCCGATATGGCCGCGGAGCTGCTGAAGCTCTACGCGCAGCGCAAGGCCGCCGAGGGCACGGCGTTCTCGCCGGATAACCACTTGCAGCGCGAGTTCGAAGACGCGTTCGCGTTTACCGAGACAGACGACCAGCTCTCTGCCATTGCGGACATCAAGAGCGACATGGAATCGACGCAGCCGATGGACCGCCTGCTCTGCGGCGACGTGGGCTACGGCAAAACAGAAGTGGCGATGCGCGCGGCCTTCAAGGCCGTGCAGGACTCGCGCCAGGTAGCTGTGCTGACGCCCACGACGGTCCTCTCTTTCCAACACTACGAGAGCTTCAAGAAGCGCTTCGCGAACTTCCCCGTGAACATCGAGATGATCTCGCGCTTCCGCACGCCGAAGGAGCAGAAGGCGATTCTCGAGAAGGTCGAAGAGGGCAAGGTCGATATCCTCATCGGCACGCATCGCGTGCTCTCGAAGGATTTGAAATTTCAGGATCTCGGGTTGCTGATTGTCGATGAGGAGCAGCGCTTCGGCGTGCGCCACAAGGAGCGGTTGAAGCAGATGCGCACTGCGATTGATGTGCTGGCCATGTCGGCCACGCCGATCCCGCGCACGCTGCATATGTCGCTGGTGGGGCTGCGCGATATGAGCGTCATCGAGACGCCGCCCAAGGACCGCATGGCGATCCAGACCATCGTCGCGAAGTTCGATGAGAAGCTGGTGCGCACCGCAATCGAGATGGAGCTGGAGCGCGGCGGCCAGATCTACTTCGTGCACAACCGCGTGGAGACGATCTACGACATGGCCGCGATGATCCGCGAGCAGGTGCCCTCGGCGCGGGTTGTGATCGGCCACGGACAGATGCCGGAGGCGGAGCTGGAGCGCGTGATGCTGGCCTTTATGAATCACGAGTACGACGTGCTGGTGGCTACGTCGATCATCGAGAACGGGCTGGATATTCCGCTGGCCAATACGATCATCATCAACCGCGCGGATCGGCATGGTCTCTCGGAGCTGTATCAGTTGCGCGGCGTGTGGCCGGTCAAACCGGCGTGCTTATTCGTACCTGCTGATTCCGCCCGATACCGAACTGACGGAGATTGCGCGGCGACGGCTGGCTGCGTTGAAGGAGTTCTCCGATCTTGGCGCGGGGTTCAAGATTGCCGCGCTCGATCTTGA
- a CDS encoding DUF885 domain-containing protein — translation MRRLPRLFLAFAVSTGAILMPLASSAAPAQRLSADGAGQTFHFLADQYFEQAYFPFSPSGGTALGLHQYDSQLEDYAPAVIQKQIALRKDFEKKIAAIDPSMLDASVAADQQILLANLRSSLLTLETIKPWETNPDTYSSGCAGSAFVIMSRNYAPANTRLKSLVEREKLMPALLTEARTNLKNPPKIYTEIALEQIDGLVSFFETDVPSAFKDATDPDIKADFAKSNAAVIAALKSYGAWMKSDLLPRSTGEYRLGAETFKKKLALDEMVDTPLDRLLEIAYADAHKNQAEFARIAKEVDPTKTPLEVLAELATIHPAPDKLLNAFQDQFSSLIAFINAKQIITIPATTEPTLEETPPFMRATTQASMDSPGPFEKNSTKAYFNVTLPEKDWTPEHIAEHMAAFNIGTVTSTAVHEAYPGHYVQFLWQSHFPSKIRQVMGATTNIEGWAHYCEQMMLDEGYLPTLTGSPEEQAKQAKLIRLGQLQDALLRDARFIVSIRMHTGVGGELSFDQAVDVFVKEGYQSHAVGVMEVKRGTSDATYLYYTLGKLQIMKLRADVMQQQGAKFNLKTFHDDFMRQGPAQIKIIRKSMLHNDSPVL, via the coding sequence ATGCGCCGACTTCCCCGACTCTTTCTCGCCTTCGCCGTATCGACCGGAGCTATTCTCATGCCGCTTGCCAGTTCTGCTGCCCCCGCGCAGCGCCTCTCCGCCGATGGCGCGGGGCAGACGTTTCACTTCCTCGCCGACCAGTACTTCGAGCAGGCGTACTTTCCTTTCTCGCCGAGCGGCGGCACCGCGCTGGGGCTGCATCAGTACGACTCGCAGCTTGAGGATTACGCGCCTGCCGTGATTCAGAAGCAGATCGCGCTGCGCAAAGACTTTGAGAAGAAGATTGCGGCGATCGATCCTTCGATGCTCGATGCCTCGGTGGCGGCGGATCAGCAGATTCTGCTGGCGAACCTGCGCTCTTCGCTGCTGACGCTCGAGACGATCAAGCCGTGGGAGACGAATCCGGATACGTACTCCTCGGGCTGCGCGGGTTCGGCGTTCGTCATTATGAGCCGCAACTACGCGCCCGCGAACACGCGGTTGAAGTCGCTGGTCGAGCGCGAGAAGCTGATGCCCGCGCTGTTGACTGAGGCGCGGACGAACCTGAAGAATCCGCCGAAGATTTATACCGAGATCGCGCTCGAGCAGATCGACGGGCTGGTGAGCTTCTTCGAGACCGATGTGCCTTCTGCGTTCAAGGACGCGACCGACCCGGATATCAAGGCCGATTTCGCGAAGAGCAACGCCGCCGTGATTGCGGCGCTGAAGAGCTACGGCGCGTGGATGAAGAGCGACCTGCTGCCGCGCTCGACGGGCGAGTATCGGCTGGGCGCGGAGACCTTCAAAAAGAAGCTGGCGCTGGACGAGATGGTGGATACGCCGCTCGACCGGCTGCTCGAGATCGCCTATGCGGACGCGCACAAGAACCAGGCCGAGTTTGCGCGCATTGCCAAGGAGGTCGATCCGACGAAGACGCCGCTTGAGGTGTTGGCCGAGCTGGCGACGATCCACCCCGCTCCGGACAAGCTGCTTAATGCCTTTCAGGACCAGTTCTCGAGCCTGATCGCCTTCATCAATGCCAAGCAAATCATCACCATTCCTGCGACGACCGAGCCGACGCTCGAAGAGACGCCGCCGTTCATGCGCGCCACCACGCAGGCCTCGATGGACTCGCCCGGGCCGTTCGAGAAGAACTCGACCAAGGCTTACTTCAACGTGACCCTGCCCGAAAAAGACTGGACGCCCGAGCACATCGCCGAGCACATGGCCGCGTTCAACATCGGCACGGTCACCTCGACGGCGGTACATGAGGCGTATCCGGGGCACTACGTGCAGTTCCTGTGGCAGTCGCACTTTCCCTCGAAGATCCGGCAGGTGATGGGCGCGACGACCAACATCGAGGGCTGGGCGCACTACTGCGAGCAGATGATGCTCGACGAAGGTTACCTGCCGACGCTGACGGGCTCGCCCGAGGAGCAGGCCAAGCAAGCCAAGCTGATCCGCCTGGGTCAGTTGCAGGACGCGCTGCTGCGCGATGCGCGGTTCATCGTCTCGATCCGGATGCACACTGGCGTGGGAGGAGAGCTGAGCTTCGACCAGGCGGTAGACGTCTTCGTCAAGGAGGGCTACCAGTCGCATGCGGTGGGCGTGATGGAGGTGAAGCGCGGCACCAGCGACGCCACCTACCTCTACTACACGCTGGGCAAGCTGCAAATTATGAAGCTGCGCGCCGATGTGATGCAGCAGCAGGGCGCGAAGTTCAACCTGAAGACCTTCCACGATGATTTTATGCGACAAGGCCCGGCCCAGATCAAGATCATCCGCAAGTCCATGCTGCATAATGATTCACCGGTACTGTAA
- a CDS encoding histidine kinase, with the protein MKLLMFCERTLMRYFTSKPVDSNSALPPTEEFASNGREQWIVRIQDWQVLLVTSVVLTLLMASECRSITALASLRYGAVFSGWWGLVALGLWRLRRWKPSALRFTPKTVTFHLLAASTLGLLHLLVIGIIHSLVPGWPVHGNVKHIWALYFDLNRFGIELLVYGFAFGVSALLFTQSQRQRDAMQKLSLERQLSQSQLKALQMQMEPHFLFNTMNALASLVAQGRNPEATKTLGHLNTILRTTLQRRAPEKVPFTEELRVVESYLAIQQVRFADRLEVKIEATPEALEGLVPCFLLQPIIENAVKHGIAPMEGGGLIETHVKRVGDSLWMQVRDNGCGSTGSSTKGHGIGMQNTQERLAFFYPGTHEFTAAPLATGGYEVTIQIPFERTDA; encoded by the coding sequence ATGAAGTTGCTGATGTTTTGTGAAAGGACGCTCATGCGGTATTTCACTTCCAAACCTGTGGATAGCAATTCTGCACTTCCCCCGACTGAGGAATTCGCCTCTAATGGGCGCGAGCAATGGATCGTACGGATTCAGGATTGGCAGGTGCTCCTGGTCACATCTGTCGTGCTCACACTCTTGATGGCAAGTGAGTGCCGGTCGATCACGGCGCTGGCGTCGCTTCGGTACGGGGCGGTCTTTTCAGGCTGGTGGGGTCTGGTTGCGCTGGGGCTATGGAGGCTAAGACGGTGGAAACCTTCAGCCCTGAGATTTACTCCCAAAACGGTTACCTTTCATCTGCTCGCTGCTTCGACCCTTGGCCTGTTGCATTTACTCGTAATCGGGATTATCCATTCGCTTGTTCCAGGGTGGCCCGTCCATGGAAACGTCAAACACATCTGGGCGCTGTACTTCGACCTCAACCGCTTTGGCATAGAGCTCCTGGTTTATGGTTTTGCATTCGGCGTTTCCGCTCTTTTGTTTACACAGTCCCAAAGGCAGCGGGATGCCATGCAGAAGCTGTCACTGGAAAGGCAGCTATCGCAGTCCCAGCTCAAAGCCCTCCAGATGCAGATGGAACCTCACTTCCTGTTCAACACGATGAATGCCTTGGCCAGCCTGGTGGCGCAAGGGAGAAACCCGGAAGCGACAAAAACCCTCGGACACCTCAATACAATCCTGCGCACGACGCTCCAGCGCCGTGCCCCTGAGAAGGTGCCCTTCACCGAAGAATTGCGGGTTGTTGAAAGCTATCTGGCAATCCAGCAGGTTCGGTTTGCCGATCGGCTGGAAGTTAAGATCGAAGCGACTCCGGAAGCACTGGAGGGACTTGTACCGTGCTTCCTCCTTCAACCCATTATCGAGAATGCAGTCAAACATGGGATCGCGCCGATGGAGGGTGGCGGGTTGATTGAGACCCACGTCAAGCGAGTAGGAGACAGCCTATGGATGCAGGTCCGAGACAATGGATGCGGCTCTACTGGTTCGTCTACCAAGGGGCACGGGATCGGAATGCAGAACACTCAAGAACGCCTTGCTTTCTTTTATCCAGGGACGCATGAGTTTACTGCCGCGCCGCTGGCTACGGGGGGATATGAAGTTACGATACAAATACCTTTCGAACGGACAGACGCATGA
- a CDS encoding TIGR00730 family Rossman fold protein → MPDDSQRRSAPDPLDRAPLAYENSEFLDSPDGRLFRIMAEYQEPLVRFRRERIEDTVVFFGSARFRALDEASHALELLENTGSSAPAPEQEQPARMDEIASGEATVLQLSLATAAVEMAQYYEDARTLAGMVARWAQSLPGRRHRFVVTSGGGPGIMEAANRGAYEAGCKTIGLNIKLPFEQMPNPYITPELNFEFHYFFMRKYWFAYLAKALVVFPGGFGTLDEMFELITLAQTRKLAKRITVIIYGSSYWKSVINLDLLAAKGAIAVKDLELVQFADTPEQAFAMLKAGLSEHLIGKPAAEPVPEEPAPSAQEILGPDIARTLP, encoded by the coding sequence ATGCCCGACGACTCCCAACGACGCTCCGCGCCCGACCCGCTCGACCGCGCTCCCCTGGCCTACGAAAACTCCGAGTTTCTCGACTCGCCCGACGGCCGCCTCTTCCGCATCATGGCCGAGTACCAGGAGCCGCTCGTCCGCTTCCGCCGCGAACGCATCGAGGACACCGTCGTCTTCTTCGGCTCGGCCCGGTTCCGCGCGCTCGACGAGGCCAGCCACGCGCTGGAGCTGCTCGAGAACACCGGCTCCTCTGCCCCCGCGCCTGAACAGGAACAGCCCGCCCGTATGGACGAGATCGCCAGCGGCGAGGCCACCGTGCTCCAGCTATCACTGGCCACGGCCGCAGTCGAGATGGCCCAGTACTACGAGGACGCCCGAACCCTCGCGGGCATGGTCGCGCGCTGGGCGCAGTCTCTGCCTGGCAGGCGTCACCGCTTCGTCGTCACCTCGGGCGGCGGCCCCGGCATCATGGAGGCAGCCAACCGCGGCGCGTACGAGGCCGGATGCAAGACCATCGGGCTCAACATCAAGCTGCCCTTCGAGCAGATGCCCAACCCGTACATCACGCCCGAGCTGAACTTCGAGTTCCATTATTTCTTTATGAGGAAGTACTGGTTTGCCTATCTGGCCAAGGCGCTGGTCGTCTTTCCGGGAGGCTTCGGCACGCTCGACGAGATGTTCGAGCTGATTACGCTGGCGCAGACGCGCAAGCTGGCCAAGCGGATCACCGTCATCATCTACGGCTCCAGCTACTGGAAGTCGGTCATCAACCTCGACCTGCTCGCCGCCAAGGGAGCCATCGCGGTGAAGGATCTCGAGCTAGTCCAGTTCGCCGATACGCCGGAGCAGGCCTTTGCAATGCTCAAGGCGGGCCTCAGCGAGCACCTCATAGGCAAGCCCGCCGCCGAGCCGGTGCCCGAGGAGCCTGCCCCCTCTGCGCAGGAGATACTCGGCCCCGATATCGCGAGGACGCTGCCTTAA